Genomic segment of Arachis hypogaea cultivar Tifrunner chromosome 11, arahy.Tifrunner.gnm2.J5K5, whole genome shotgun sequence:
cgGTATTGAGATAGAGACAGAGAGATTgtgactcagtatcatgtttgttagttCAATACCTCCAATACCTCCAAAAAATAGGGAaacaggggactaaaatttttagaaatggagattgaaaatttaataacattttatacctaaaatatccacatttcaattaattaattccaattttactctttatacaaattaaattagagtttcattattgtttcaatttctgtctcccactttacaccaaaaaaaaaatactaaaatttattttaatctctgtctcttagtcttagtctttctgtctctgtctctccatcAAACACTACCTTATAGATTTAGAACTCTTCATAGGTGCTATCTTGGTAGGTGAAGAATGATAATTGATGTAGGTACTTATGATGGAGTCATTGCATCATTCTAATTTAGTTACAAAATATTATGCATGAttcatttaatatttttcattaaaTGAAATATGAACTTCACTTAAACAAGATTAAGTTAATATAATATGATATCTCACTtcatatatgtaaaaaaaaatagctCATTGGCTCTTTTAATTTGCATGATAATATATTACAAATCAAAAAACATTATTCAAATTAGGGTATGAGTAGACACAACACTTCAAAGATTTGATTCAGTTAGTGAAACAAAATATTAAATCCTCAAAATGATAACTATGGTTTGGATTAAAGATACAAGATAGAATTATAGAAATCTTCCCTCAACTATTTCATATTTGGGGGTTTCAATAATCTTGAAACCAATAGGGAGCTAATCCTATCTAATTGAGAAACAACCTAGGTTGTCATAACAATGGTTATTTACAAAAGAAGGGAGAACAAAATCAACTATGGAAGTTGTGCATTCGGCTTGCGTTttcgttttctatttttatttttaatattttctgctTTTAgaattttgtgaagaaaaaagagaaaacaagaggTGAAAACAGAAAACAATCATTTTTTTTCCTTCACAAAATCCTGAAAACAGGAaacattagaaataaaaataaaaaatgaaaacacaAACTAAACGAATGAATGTTTGCTAGCTAGAAAGGACTAACAATATGAGCCAATTTCAACATGAATTCGGGTACGAGGCGTCTCCTTGGAGGAGCCAAGGCATCTTTGGCGCGCGCATCAGGATCGTTAGCATGAATGTAGCTGACTAGATCTTCGAACATAGCATCCGTGCCACCTCTCATCGGATCCTGAAAGGTACAGATCAGAAGTAGATCACATAAATGGTTGTCTTGGAAACTGAAGGTAAATACTTGGCAAAGCTTGTCTATGAAAATGCCGAAAGGTGGACTCGACCAGTCAGTTACCTGAAGAAACACATCTGTATGAGTCTTCCCTTCATAGAGAATTGCTTCAGCTTTGACTCCAAGTTTTTTAAGAGTTTCAGCAAATGATGTACTGTGAAAAACAATAGCAAATTCAGAAAGAAAATACTCAATTTCATAACTCAAAAGAAGCAAACAAGTAGTGATTAAGGGTGTGTATGGATCATCTTATTTTGCCCGAAAATCAATTTTTAGCTTTTTCTTTTAAATGAGCTTCATACAGAATTACAATTCTTTTAATTCGATCGAATTAGTCCGTTATCAAACATAATAAAGAGTTGTAACATATAGCATATCCCGCAAATTCGATGGTCGCCGTTGAATTTGTATGTCTCTAATAGCTCGCAAACTTAAAACACCTCTTGAAAAAGGCTCAAGCTCAAACCTGGCATCTGATGGTATCGAATAATCTCCAGTGCCATGAAAAAGAACAATAGGAGGTAGCAGAGAAACAGCATTTGCCATGTTTGGATCTTGAACCATTACTTCTGGTGAAAAGCGTCGTAGGCCTTCCTCTCCTTCCATTATGCTGCAATATAAAAGGCATCATCTGAATCTCTAACATAACAAAAGCAGAGGGGTTCATGTTAAACATTTTAACACACTTGAAAACTAATTAAGTACATACCTTAAAAATATGGATCGATAAAGACCTCTGTTATGGAAATGATCTACCAGATTAAACACATTATACCTGTTTAgatgtagaaaataaaaaataaacaaaaaagataaatgATGCAAATCTTAGTACTGAATTTGTTGAAGATCATGGCGTTTAAGCAGAGGGAAGGAAGAAAGGACTGAATAAGACAATGAATAATATGAAGCCAACAATGATTCGACATAGTGTGCTGTGTTGATGAATGACAAACACTAATCTTTGTTTATAATAATGATTTTATAAAAGTACATACCCGCCGGACAATCCAAAATAAGCCTTAATCCGAGAAAGACTCCAGGAAATACCCTCTTctttggcggcctctttgattgCCTGCTCCACAATCGCACATGCGGCAATATGCGCCCCAGCTGATTGCCCCATTAGGTAAATTCTATACAGAAAAAGAGCCATGAAAAATGCATTTAACCATTTATGCCATTAGGTAAATTATATAGCATAAAGCATACAACTCGCTAAGGAGAAGTGCCTCAACCCTCAAGAGTTGCCGGAACCAATCCAGTGACTTTGACTAATGAACGAACTTTGGAATTTAAGATATTTATCACTAACCTGCTAGGGTCACCACCATATTCTGCAATGTGATTGCACACAAATGAGATTCCTTCGGAAGCATCGGCTAGCATATCGCTCATGGTTCCCTGAGGAAAATTTCTGCAAGTAAAACGATATATGTAACAGTGAAACAGGAAGAATGAAGAAAGCAAGCATGATGTTGTGTTAAGGTGTAACATAGTTTCTCCAAAAAGAAGAACAATAGAGTTCACACAGAATTCAGGAACCATTACAAGCATATAACTAATTTCCGGAAAGGCCAATTATTTTCATCATAATGAATAACACACAATGTTCTACAATTAATACCAAGTTATAGCAGGTCCTACAGAATCTTGGTATATCATGAAAAAACTATTGAATCATTGGATAATGTATGATAAATTAGTAGCCATTAAAGCAACTGCATTactggaaaagaaaaaagaaatggaaaagaaGGAGATAACTTCGAAAGATTAATCCATCACCTGTAATCAATGCATGCCACAATGATATCTCTCTCTGATAACTGTTTTCCTAGAAGAGAACCCCATGCTTTGTAGCTGCAAAAGTACAAGAACATCAAAACTTGAAAGAAACGAGTTGGTGTATATAACAATTTAAACACATGAACCCTTCCAAAAAGAAACCATAAAATTAGTAGAATTCAATAACTTAGAGATTAAACAGTTTAGCCAATATTTAAATGAAGCATGAACATCACATACCCAATAATCCAGGCTCCACCAGTAATAAATGCGACAACTGGTTTTGGACCATTGCTATTTTTTGGTAAATACAAGTCAAGCCtgtaaaagataataaaaataattaataaaagttaCATCACTTATCGAAATTTACAAATGcaagagagggggggggggggagtatAAATATAGCAtaccgatttcgtggtttatctccGTATACAATGCTTCTGCGTATCTGACTGGAGAAGAAATAGTAATAAccaactaaaaacaaaagaaaaaacactTATGCTCCAATGATGATCATTATGAGAGATACTAATGCATTCAAACAAGAAtctgaacatatatatatatatatattactgaaTTTAAACCTTGAATAACTCCTGGGAAAATCATAACTGCATAACAACCAAGTGCAAGGAATTGTATGATCCATTTGTAGCCTATCCTGAATAAAAATAGCAAATCAGAATGCATCGAAAACTTGTTATTTTAAAATATCCAtgtcaaacaaacaaacaaacattaCAAAATATAGGTAATTAGTTAAACTCTCAAGTCTCAACCTAGCATTTTAACCATTACTTGTTAGCTATCAATTCACAATATTATAATTCCTAACAAGTATGAACTACTAAGTCAATGGAACTGCACAATAATCACTCATTCTAAGCAGAACCTGTGAAGTGTGAACTTATGAATACCATAACCTACTGAAAATAAGCGAACAAGACAAAAACCAATCATGCAAATTATAAAAAGTTTATAACGCTAATCAATACTCTAGTTCTGCCTTGGTACTCCATATGATAATACAAGCCTCGAAAACTTATGCTTATGGAAATCTCACAGTTCCAAATCTCAGTTTTCCTGCATATATGCTTCCAAGTATACAAACTCCCAAATCATGGAGACAAAATGCTTAAACATCATGccaattttcctttttcttttttgattttttgttcaACACATGGACACAAATCCACTAGATCAATTCATTGACATGGACACACATTTAGTGATATAATTCCATACCCTTTAGATAGCAATTGCAACATATAACAGAGAAACAAGCACAATGGCTTTTCTCACCAAGGGAAACCTATCTACATCAATCAAACGTCACCATCACCACATCCTATCATTAACAATGCCAACCAACAAACCATTAAAATCTTAAATCCCTTTCAATCATTGGACTTAAGATGTTTATAGTTCCACATATGACCAACAGGATCAGCTACTatatcattttttctttcaaattatcGCCATTTCTTCAACTCATAAACCACATCCATAGACAATTCATCAAAATTCAAGTCCTTTTCAATGCAAATTCTACATATAACCAAACAAAAACACACACAAACAAAACAATAGATTAGATTAAGATTTGAGAATCATACCCAAGGTATGCCAGCATCGTCAAGAAAAGCCTTGTCAATAGAAATGTTTCAGATGCAACATGCCTAACTTCCTCACCAATTGAAGAAGACGAAAACtttctaccaccaccaccaccaccgcgaCGATCACCATCGACGGTTCTGATTTCATTTCCATTTCCCTTGCCattgccaccaccaccaccatcggAGATCGAAGGAAACGAATCCTCACTCGCATTGCGCCTTCTCCTCTTCTGACCACCGTTGTTGAAGCTCGACGCCTTTGGAATGTTTGGCTTGGAGGGCATAACGGTCTTTACGTTGGTGACGTCatctaaagaagaagaagaagatgctgATGAAGAACGTTGAAGGAGCCTTGCAGAAGCGTCATCGGTTTCAATTCCTTTcaccaccattattgttgttgcattaacagatgaagaagaagaagaagaagaagaatgagtgcGACTTGGAATTGAAGAAATGGAAAATGGAGGTGAATGATCCAAAGCAATTGCACCCCTTTTGTTCTTCATAGATATCGGAAGAAGCGTCTTAGatgccatttttatttttttggctttgtcttttctatttttggagggtttattttttgaaattttgtttggtTCGATttgggaataataataataataataatttaaaaagaagggtttttacttttttagtcaccaaaaaacagAGAATATGGAATTTTGAGGATAAGAGGAAGTTGGGACAACTGTTAATTGGGACAGTTGGGTTGTGAAATTGAGAGAGAAATTTTAGGGTTCTGGGAAATTGGGGATtcagaagaatgaagaaggaagaagaaggtgctTACTTTGTTGATTGGATTTCATAGCTGCAAATGTGGGGTCCACTTAAGTTTTTGAGTAAAAGACAACTGTAACAGATAACTACCAATTTTTGAGctctaattttttttgaattattcttCACATACAAGTTATTTACACATACAAGtttatacaagtcatttatattatattatttaaaaatttttggtgtATATGTATTGATAAGTTttgtataattcaaaattcttctttttctttcttgcattataaaaatgaattttattaagttaggGTTAACTTATATAAACTTGTatgtcaaaaagacttgtatgtgtagcaagtctcatttttttaggataaaatatattttttgtcctaaaattttaaaaaaaaatttaaaaatatttttaaattttattttatttcaattttgtctcaaaagttttttatttgcatcaaatatactcctactggttaaatttttaaaaaaattaagattaatttaacaataatatataaaaattatgcttgatttgcttgtattgagagttgttcttatgaaattgttgttaaattggtcttaaattttttgaaaaattagctgttatgagtatatttgatgcaaatcgaaaacttttgggataaaattaaaacaaaataaaccttaggaatatttttaaaacttttatcaaatttcaggaacaaaaaatatactttattttttttattaaaaaaattgcgtTAATAATTTCTTCTCCTTTAATATTCTAGAAATTGTAAAATAGGATGTATtggaaattctaaaaaattacacaaatatcaatttatatgatgtttgcattagttgATGACTATTTCAATTTTTTACTTAAAAGCTTCTTATTATGTGGTTGAATTATTCTTTTTCAACTTTGATGTCTTGTAATTTTTATGTTGTTTTAAAAATTGATATTGAACtttcaaaattatattgataAATTTGTGCTTTTTATTACTCTTATCGTAGATATAACttcatactattattattatgaaacatTAAGTTTGAGAacttaaatgataaaatattatacaaaataatttataaagtGAGCATTTTTTTTTTCGTGTGAGAAGTGAACATTTATTTCAAAGTCCTTCGCCCATACGCTTTAATAAcatgattaaaatattaaataatttataaatagacTTAGATatccaataataatttataacatatttGCAAGAAACATGTAtggataaaatcataaaatacagCTTGGCCTTTGCTTATAGGAGCATGCATCTGTCTGTGCATTGATCCATAGCAGTTTGCAAGCTGGAATTGcttatttgttttttttgtttctattagGCCTCACCCTTGATTTTATCTATCTATATAATTTTACATTCATGTTaataattatcaaaaaataactattaaattagttatttatataaaatatttattagaatataaaatatatattaaaaaataattaaacaacatatatatttatatatataagtatattagttattaatttgggTAAATTACCAAAAATACATTCGAATAATTTTATCGTTGACAAAAATGTGTCTGAATTTTGCTATCAACAAAAAtgctcttaaataatttaaaaatgtgacaaaaatatgcaacattaaatatgtatttctcaaaagatgctttagagattgaattttgatacgattttttacaaatatattagttattaatttagaataattgttattttatattattttaggatGGTTTAGTCAAATATATCATTAGAAACATTATTGGATATAGTTCATGGATATAGTTCATGAATTGTTATTCTTATTGTGTAAAATTAAGATACTATTACGTTAGTACTGATTAATTTTATGtctttttattagttatttttaaaatttaagatttaattattcttaaaatgttaataaagatatatattttaattttgattatagatttttgattattttatattatttatttacataggaccgaTTTTATTGATTCattcaattaattatcaataaaTTAATAGTATGACCGATTCAATCACTGATTTAATTATGTCAACTATGATTTCAATAGCATATTTGATTTTTCATTTAGTAGTTTCAAAATGAAAACACAAACTAAAGAGTAAAGACATGTTAGctcttatcaatatatatatatatatattttttttttttttgacgtaTCAATAATTCAAGTAGAAGCATTAACACTATAAATTCGGCATTTTTTGGGTCAGTCAAAATGGGCCTATCCAAAATTGTTAATTATGACGTTTTTGGTCAGGAGGCGCAGTGATTGTTAATTGTTTAAACTTACTGTTGGGCCTATCCAAAATTTTGCTTTCTTAACAAAAAAGGAAACAGAGGCATTAGTTTCTTTAGGAAGGGTAAAGAAGTAAACTCAAGTTATTAGTTAGGATAATACTAGAATTTCacgtattttaattaattaataaattaatttgtaATGAAAGGGTCCATTTTCCCTAACCTTGCGAAAAACCGGATTAAAGCCTCTCACAACTAGTCCCAGCTCTCGCCGTCACCGCCTGCGCCTCTCCGGTTTGCCGCCGCATCCGCTGCCGCGCTCGTTTCTCGTTCTTCTGTTCTGTATGCAAGATTCGAATCTGTTTCTGTGCTGCTTCCGTTCTTCCACTTCCGTACGCTGCTCTGCTTCCTCTTTTTTGCTACTTAGCTTTTAGCTGATAATGATTGTGTTGTTGCTTCTGCTATAAGTGAATCTTTGCAGTGCATTATTGAATTGTAGCTGCTATAAGTGTTGTTGTTGCTTCtaatttagttatttattgttgctgctgctgccgctgataattttatttataccAATTCCTATGAATCTGAACTTGTTCTAAAGGTTAAACTATGTATGCTTGTTAAAGAAAATTGGATTATGCATTGATAATAGAGCCAAGAAGTAGTATATTTGGAACATTaggcaagaaaagaaacaaaaaatcatTGAATTATTTAGCAATAGCTTAGTGTCAGCATAAGATTTTGTATTGTATGATTATCGTTGAAGCACGTTTTCTGGTGTAAAGCCAAAAATTGAGGTTGTACAAACTTTTGATTCATTCTATAGATGGTGTTATGGCAATTGAGTATGATCAAGTTTTGCTGTTAGATTGCTGTATTAGAACTAATACTACATACCAGAATATCTTTAACTTGCAGTGTGCAATTTGATATTTATTTCTTCTTGCCATGTTTGATGTCTAGTGTCTAGTCCAGTTTTCGGAAGCTTGGTTTCCCCAACCAGCTACTCTTAATACCTGGTGATTTGTGTGTCTCTCTCTCTGCCACAGTTTTTGTTGTCGGAACAAAACGGAGTTTTGTTGTTGATGTTGCTCAATATTAATCTTCCATGTGGTTTAGCTTCAAGTTCCCCATCACCAAGTTCACTCACAGCTCCAAGTTCAAATTCAAGTTTGCTTCAACTGCTGCACTTGCACACTTCAATGTTTCACACACCGATTTCAGTGAAAGTGaggattattcttcttcttcatcttcttcttattgTAGCAGCAATAACATCACCAACGACAACATAAAAGAAGAAAGTTTTCACATTGTGAAAAGTTTGCAGAACGATCCTTCTCTTGCTTTTTCACTCTTCACTCAACTGAAGCAACAACAGTTTGTGGGGTTCCCTGAGAACATTTCAACCTATGCAGCAATCATCAGGATTTTCTGCTACTGGGGCTTGAATAGAAGGTTGGATTCCGTGTTCCATGATCTTATTGCACTGTCTAAACAGCACCCTTCATTTGAAATCCATGACTTGTTTGAGTTACTATTGGATGATGGTGCTGTTAATGGTGGGAATCACAATTACATGCTTAGAGCAATTGATGTGTATGTTAAAGCTTGTGTTGTTCTTAAAATGTTTGACGAGGCCACTGATTTCTTGTTCCGAACTAGGAGGCGCGGTGTTGTGCCGAATATCCTTACTTGTAACTTTCTTATAAATAGGATGGTTGAGAATGGTAAGGTTGATATGGCGTTGGCAATTTATAGACAACTCAAGAGACTTGGTTTGTGTCCTAACCATTACACTTATGGTATTGTGATAAAGGCATTCTGTAAGAAGTGTGAACTGGAAGAGGCAGCTTATGTGTTCAAGGAGATGGAAGAAGCCGGGGTAAGGCCTCATTCGTATTGTTACACGGCTTATATTGAGGGGCTTTGCAAGAATATGAGGTCCACTTTGGGATATGCCATCCTCCAAGCATGTAGAAGGGAGAATGTCCCTGTAGACCTTTATGCTTACATAGTCGTTGTCCGGGGGTTTTGTAGTGAGATGAAGTTGGATGAAGCCGAGAGTGTGTATTTAGATATGGAAAAGAAGGGGTTGGTTTGTCAGGTGGATGTTTATTCACCATTGATCTATGGGTACTGTAAAAGTCATAATCTGCTTAAAGCTTTAGCCCTACATGAAGCCATGCTTTCAAGAGGTATAAAAACGAATTGTGTGATTGTTAGCTACATCCTCCAGTGCTTGGTTGAGATGGGCCTTACTATGGAGGTGGTTGAGCTGTTCAAAGAATTGAAGGAATCAGGCATGTTTCTTGATGGGGTGGCCTACAACATTGTATTCAGTGCTTTGTGTAAGTTGGAGAAAGTGGACGATGCAGTGGACATGGTGGAAGACATGAAAGCTAAGCGTATGGTTTTAGATATTAAGCACTATACAACCCTTATAAATGGATATTTCCTTCGGGGTAAACTTGTTGATGCCTTTGCTATGTTCAAAGAAATGAAAGAGAAAGGTTTGAAGCCTGATATTGTCACATATAATGTAATTGCTGCTGGTTTGTCTAGAAACGGCCAGGCTCATGATGCAATTGACCTTTTGGACTATATGGAGACTCAAGGTGTGAAGCCAAACTCCATTACACACAAGATGATCATCGAAGGTTTATGTTCAGCGGGGAAGGTAGTGGAAGCCGAGGCATATTTTAACAGCTTGGAAGATAGGAGCATTGAAGTCTATTCCGCCATGGTGAATGGCTACTGTGAAGCAAACCTTATCGGAAAATCCTATGAACTATTCCTTAATCTGTCAAACCAAGGAGATATTTCTAAAGAAGGTTCCTGTTTTAAGCTACTTGATAAACTCTGCATGGCAGGTGACATCCACAAAGCTATTATGCTGCTAGACACAATGTTGGCTCTTAACGTGGAACCTAGCAAAATAATGTATTCTAAAGTAATAGCTGCTATGTGCCATGATGGGAAATTGGAACATGCTcgttctttgtttgattttttcatcAAGAAAGGATTTATGCCTGATGTAATAACTTACACAATTATGATAAATACATATTGTAGGATGAACTACTTGCAAGAGGCCCATGAACTCTTTGAGGATATGAAGAGAAAAGGGATAAAACCTGATGTCCTTACGTATACAGTTCTACTTGATGGGAACTTGAAAGCAAATTTAAGAAGGCATTTCTTGTCTCCAAGTGGAAAAAGAACATGGGACGTTTCTTCTCTCTGGAAAGAGATGCAGCAAATGGAAATAACTCCAGATGTTGTTAGTTACACTGTGTTGATTGATGGTCAAATAAGGGCGGCTAACTTTCAAGATGCCATTAGCCTCTTCGATGAAATGG
This window contains:
- the LOC112723914 gene encoding uncharacterized protein isoform X2, which gives rise to MLRAIDVYVKACVVLKMFDEATDFLFRTRRRGVVPNILTCNFLINRMVENGKVDMALAIYRQLKRLGLCPNHYTYGIVIKAFCKKCELEEAAYVFKEMEEAGVRPHSYCYTAYIEGLCKNMRSTLGYAILQACRRENVPVDLYAYIVVVRGFCSEMKLDEAESVYLDMEKKGLVCQVDVYSPLIYGYCKSHNLLKALALHEAMLSRGIKTNCVIVSYILQCLVEMGLTMEVVELFKELKESGMFLDGVAYNIVFSALCKLEKVDDAVDMVEDMKAKRMVLDIKHYTTLINGYFLRGKLVDAFAMFKEMKEKGLKPDIVTYNVIAAGLSRNGQAHDAIDLLDYMETQGVKPNSITHKMIIEGLCSAGKVVEAEAYFNSLEDRSIEVYSAMVNGYCEANLIGKSYELFLNLSNQGDISKEGSCFKLLDKLCMAGDIHKAIMLLDTMLALNVEPSKIMYSKVIAAMCHDGKLEHARSLFDFFIKKGFMPDVITYTIMINTYCRMNYLQEAHELFEDMKRKGIKPDVLTYTVLLDGNLKANLRRHFLSPSGKRTWDVSSLWKEMQQMEITPDVVSYTVLIDGQIRAANFQDAISLFDEMVDRGLQPDTVTYSAMISGFCIRGHMEKADTLLKEMSSKGMTPGSDLILAFERGIVKARKVQFRK
- the LOC112723914 gene encoding uncharacterized protein isoform X1 produces the protein MWFSFKFPITKFTHSSKFKFKFASTAALAHFNVSHTDFSESEDYSSSSSSSYCSSNNITNDNIKEESFHIVKSLQNDPSLAFSLFTQLKQQQFVGFPENISTYAAIIRIFCYWGLNRRLDSVFHDLIALSKQHPSFEIHDLFELLLDDGAVNGGNHNYMLRAIDVYVKACVVLKMFDEATDFLFRTRRRGVVPNILTCNFLINRMVENGKVDMALAIYRQLKRLGLCPNHYTYGIVIKAFCKKCELEEAAYVFKEMEEAGVRPHSYCYTAYIEGLCKNMRSTLGYAILQACRRENVPVDLYAYIVVVRGFCSEMKLDEAESVYLDMEKKGLVCQVDVYSPLIYGYCKSHNLLKALALHEAMLSRGIKTNCVIVSYILQCLVEMGLTMEVVELFKELKESGMFLDGVAYNIVFSALCKLEKVDDAVDMVEDMKAKRMVLDIKHYTTLINGYFLRGKLVDAFAMFKEMKEKGLKPDIVTYNVIAAGLSRNGQAHDAIDLLDYMETQGVKPNSITHKMIIEGLCSAGKVVEAEAYFNSLEDRSIEVYSAMVNGYCEANLIGKSYELFLNLSNQGDISKEGSCFKLLDKLCMAGDIHKAIMLLDTMLALNVEPSKIMYSKVIAAMCHDGKLEHARSLFDFFIKKGFMPDVITYTIMINTYCRMNYLQEAHELFEDMKRKGIKPDVLTYTVLLDGNLKANLRRHFLSPSGKRTWDVSSLWKEMQQMEITPDVVSYTVLIDGQIRAANFQDAISLFDEMVDRGLQPDTVTYSAMISGFCIRGHMEKADTLLKEMSSKGMTPGSDLILAFERGIVKARKVQFRK
- the LOC112719718 gene encoding probable isoprenylcysteine alpha-carbonyl methylesterase ICMEL1 isoform X2, which produces MIFPGVIQVGYYYFFSSQIRRSIVYGDKPRNRLDLYLPKNSNGPKPVVAFITGGAWIIGYKAWGSLLGKQLSERDIIVACIDYRNFPQGTMSDMLADASEGISFVCNHIAEYGGDPSRIYLMGQSAGAHIAACAIVEQAIKEAAKEEGISWSLSRIKAYFGLSGGYNVFNLVDHFHNRGLYRSIFLSIMEGEEGLRRFSPEVMVQDPNMANAVSLLPPIVLFHGTGDYSIPSDASTSFAETLKKLGVKAEAILYEGKTHTDVFLQDPMRGGTDAMFEDLVSYIHANDPDARAKDALAPPRRRLVPEFMLKLAHIVSPF
- the LOC112723914 gene encoding uncharacterized protein isoform X3, producing MWFSFKFPITKFTHSSKFKFKFASTAALAHFNVSHTDFSESEDYSSSSSSSYCSSNNITNDNIKEESFHIVKSLQNDPSLAFSLFTQLKQQQFVGFPENISTYAAIIRIFCYWGLNRRLDSVFHDLIALSKQHPSFEIHDLFELLLDDGAVNGGNHNYMLRAIDVYVKACVVLKMFDEATDFLFRTRRRGVVPNILTCNFLINRMVENGKVDMALAIYRQLKRLGLCPNHYTYGIVIKAFCKKCELEEAAYVFKEMEEAGVRPHSYCYTAYIEGLCKNMRSTLGYAILQACRRENVPVDLYAYIVVVRGFCSEMKLDEAESVYLDMEKKGLVCQVDVYSPLIYGYCKSHNLLKALALHEAMLSRGIKTNCVIVSYILQCLVEMGLTMEVVELFKELKESGMFLDGVAYNIVFSALCKLEKVDDAVDMVEDMKAKRMVLDIKHYTTLINGYFLRGKLVDAFAMFKEMKEKGLKPDIVTYNVIAAGLSRNGQAHDAIDLLDYMETQGVKPNSITHKMIIEGLCSAGKVVEAEAYFNSLEDRSIEVYSAMVNGYCEANLIGKSYELFLNLSNQGDISKEGSCFKLLDKLCMAGDIHKAIMLLDTMLALNVEPSKIMYSKDELLARGP
- the LOC112719718 gene encoding isoprenylcysteine alpha-carbonyl methylesterase ICME isoform X1; this translates as MASKTLLPISMKNKRGAIALDHSPPFSISSIPSRTHSSSSSSSSSVNATTIMVVKGIETDDASARLLQRSSSASSSSSLDDVTNVKTVMPSKPNIPKASSFNNGGQKRRRRNASEDSFPSISDGGGGGNGKGNGNEIRTVDGDRRGGGGGGRKFSSSSIGEEVRHVASETFLLTRLFLTMLAYLGIGYKWIIQFLALGCYAVMIFPGVIQVGYYYFFSSQIRRSIVYGDKPRNRLDLYLPKNSNGPKPVVAFITGGAWIIGYKAWGSLLGKQLSERDIIVACIDYRNFPQGTMSDMLADASEGISFVCNHIAEYGGDPSRIYLMGQSAGAHIAACAIVEQAIKEAAKEEGISWSLSRIKAYFGLSGGYNVFNLVDHFHNRGLYRSIFLSIMEGEEGLRRFSPEVMVQDPNMANAVSLLPPIVLFHGTGDYSIPSDASTSFAETLKKLGVKAEAILYEGKTHTDVFLQDPMRGGTDAMFEDLVSYIHANDPDARAKDALAPPRRRLVPEFMLKLAHIVSPF